A stretch of the Desulforamulus ferrireducens genome encodes the following:
- the sigE gene encoding RNA polymerase sporulation sigma factor SigE has product MRNTWHFKILIKLYLARVFHWLGQQQEIYYVGSSEALPPPLSNDEESDLIERLGEGDKQVKSILIERNLRLVVYIARKFENTGVGIEDLVSIGTIGLIKAVNTFDPHKKIKLATYASRCIENEILMHLRRNNKTRSEVSFDEPLNIDWDGNELLLSDVLGTDNDIIYKNLEEEVDKKLLHQALLKLSGRERRIMELRFGLNNGTEKTQKEVADMLGISQSYISRLEKRIIKRLKKEIHRME; this is encoded by the coding sequence TTGAGAAACACCTGGCATTTTAAGATACTCATTAAGCTTTATTTAGCCCGAGTATTTCATTGGCTTGGGCAACAACAGGAAATCTATTATGTTGGTAGCAGCGAAGCGTTACCTCCCCCGCTGTCCAATGATGAAGAAAGTGATTTAATTGAACGACTGGGGGAAGGTGACAAGCAAGTTAAAAGTATTCTCATCGAGCGTAATCTACGGCTGGTTGTGTACATAGCCAGAAAATTTGAAAACACCGGTGTGGGCATTGAAGATTTAGTGTCCATTGGTACCATTGGCTTGATCAAGGCGGTCAATACCTTTGACCCTCATAAAAAGATCAAACTGGCCACCTACGCATCCCGGTGCATTGAAAACGAGATTCTCATGCACCTGAGGAGAAATAACAAAACCCGCTCAGAAGTCTCCTTTGATGAACCCCTAAATATTGATTGGGACGGGAACGAACTTTTATTGTCAGATGTACTGGGAACGGATAACGATATTATTTATAAAAATTTAGAGGAAGAAGTTGATAAAAAACTACTGCATCAGGCCCTCTTAAAATTATCCGGGCGGGAAAGACGTATTATGGAACTGCGTTTTGGCTTAAACAATGGTACAGAAAAGACCCAGAAGGAAGTGGCAGACATGCTGGGCATCTCCCAATCCTATATTTCTCGCCTGGAAAAACGTATCATTAAGCGTTTAAAAAAAGAAATTCACAGAATGGAGTAA
- the sigG gene encoding RNA polymerase sporulation sigma factor SigG has protein sequence MLVNKVEICGVNTSKLPVLTNSQMRTLFEAMQKGDRDARTQLINGNLRLVLSVIQRFTNRGEYVDDLFQVGCIGLMKAIDNFDLGQNVKFSTYAVPMIIGEIRRYLRDNNPIRVSRSLRDVAYKALQVRDSLVNKYSREPSINEIAGELKMPREDIVFALDAIQEPISLFEPIYHDGGDPIFVMDQISDEKNLDLSWLEEISIKDALRRLSDREKHILTLRFFEGKTQMEVAEEIGISQAQVSRLEKAALNHMKKYV, from the coding sequence ATGCTGGTTAACAAGGTCGAGATCTGTGGTGTCAATACATCCAAACTGCCTGTACTAACCAACAGTCAGATGAGAACTTTGTTTGAAGCTATGCAGAAAGGAGATCGGGATGCCCGCACACAACTTATCAATGGCAACCTAAGATTGGTGCTAAGTGTCATTCAGCGGTTTACCAATCGGGGCGAATATGTGGATGATTTATTCCAGGTGGGTTGCATTGGTCTAATGAAAGCCATTGATAATTTCGATTTGGGTCAAAATGTTAAATTTTCTACCTACGCTGTACCTATGATTATTGGTGAAATCAGACGCTATCTCAGGGATAATAATCCCATTCGGGTCAGCCGCTCTTTAAGGGATGTGGCTTACAAAGCTTTGCAGGTGAGGGATAGCCTGGTAAATAAATATTCGCGGGAACCCTCCATTAATGAAATTGCCGGGGAGTTAAAAATGCCACGGGAGGATATTGTCTTTGCTCTGGATGCCATACAGGAGCCAATTTCCCTCTTTGAACCAATCTACCATGATGGCGGAGACCCCATTTTTGTGATGGATCAAATCAGTGATGAAAAAAACCTGGATTTAAGCTGGCTGGAGGAAATATCCATCAAGGATGCCCTGAGAAGGCTAAGTGATAGAGAAAAACATATTTTAACCCTACGTTTCTTTGAGGGTAAAACCCAAATGGAGGTGGCCGAAGAAATCGGTATCTCCCAAGCCCAGGTCTCTCGTTTAGAAAAAGCAGCCTTGAACCATATGAAAAAGTATGTGTAA
- a CDS encoding YlmC/YmxH family sporulation protein, which produces MIKISELRMREVVNVVDGRKLGPIKDIDIDLEAGRIAALILPGQGRFLGLFGKEDELVVPWDKIKKIGLDIILVEVPAYRREDSYRY; this is translated from the coding sequence TTGATTAAAATTTCAGAACTACGCATGAGAGAAGTTGTTAATGTGGTGGATGGCCGCAAGTTGGGCCCGATTAAAGATATTGATATCGACCTGGAAGCTGGCCGTATTGCTGCTTTAATATTACCTGGACAAGGGCGCTTTTTGGGGCTGTTCGGTAAAGAGGATGAATTGGTGGTACCCTGGGATAAAATAAAGAAAATAGGATTGGATATTATTCTGGTTGAGGTACCAGCTTATCGACGGGAAGATAGTTACCGTTATTAA
- a CDS encoding LutC/YkgG family protein: MTAVQGKAEKSHNETTGAALYDKFKVSAEMLSAEVHRAGNLEEARQLVTQLIKELGAKKVVYAPSELVDALDMKALGQAAGVVMTAENLRQNAADAELGISQLDYAIAEIGTLAGNANSIESRMVSILPPIHMAIVKTANILPNLLEAIATYNQKLGELPRYLTFVSGPSRTSDIERVLTIGVHGPGRLIIVFID; the protein is encoded by the coding sequence ATGACTGCAGTACAGGGTAAGGCAGAAAAGTCGCACAATGAAACAACAGGTGCTGCGTTGTACGATAAGTTTAAAGTCAGCGCAGAGATGTTATCGGCAGAAGTCCACAGAGCAGGCAATTTAGAGGAGGCACGCCAGTTGGTAACCCAGCTGATCAAAGAACTGGGTGCGAAAAAGGTTGTTTATGCCCCCTCGGAACTGGTTGATGCTCTCGATATGAAGGCCCTGGGACAAGCTGCCGGCGTGGTTATGACTGCGGAAAACCTGCGCCAAAACGCTGCGGATGCTGAACTGGGTATATCCCAATTGGATTATGCCATTGCTGAGATCGGCACCCTGGCAGGTAATGCCAACAGCATTGAAAGCCGTATGGTATCCATATTACCGCCCATTCACATGGCCATTGTCAAGACTGCCAATATACTACCTAACTTATTAGAAGCCATTGCGACTTATAATCAAAAGCTAGGTGAACTGCCACGCTACCTGACCTTTGTGAGCGGTCCCAGCCGTACCTCGGATATTGAGCGTGTATTAACCATTGGTGTGCACGGACCGGGCAGACTGATCATCGTATTTATCGATTAA